Genomic segment of Candidatus Zixiibacteriota bacterium:
AAAGCGATAAAGGCGACTACAAAAATAAGGACCAGGCCGGTGACCATCTGAGCCGCCCGTGTCCCTTTCATAAGCGCCAGCAATTGATAAATAATCAGAGAGACAATTATAATATCGAGCAGGTCTATCAACCGAAAGGTCAGAAATCCAAAATGAAATAGTTCCATCTCAATTCGCCCCGTTTATCGCTTTGAATACTTTTACCGCCTCTATAGTCGCCGCCACATCGTGCACGCGCAGAATATCGGCGCCTTTCATCATACCCAGTAGCGCTGAGGCAATGGAGCCGCCGATTCGTTTTTCCGGCTGGTCTTTGATACCGGTAATAAGTCCTATGAACGACTTTCTCGATGTTCCCAGCATCAGGGGGAAACCCAGACGTCTGAACCGGTCGAGATGAATCAAAATATCGATATTGTCTTCAAGCCTCTTGCCGAATCCGATGCCGGGGTCAAGAACAATACGGCCACGGCTGATTCCCTGGCGAAGGCAATACTCCACCCGCTCTTCAAAGAACTTGCTGATTTCCGCAATACAGTCGTCATAATAAGGGGCTTGCTGCATCGTCTTTGGCTCCCCCAGCATATGCATCAGCACCACCACCGCCTCAAAATCCCTGACTACCGCCGCCATTTCCCGGTCAAAGCGAAGCGCCGAAATATCATTTATGATTTCTGCCCCCGCTTCCAGGGAGCGACGAGCCACTTCCGCTTTGGCTGTATCGACCGAAATTGCCGCCTGCGAAAACTGCCTGACCGCCTTCACCATCGGAACCACCCGCTGCAGCTC
This window contains:
- the folP gene encoding dihydropteroate synthase, which codes for MGVLNVTPDSFSDGGRYFSWSAALNRAKEILQEGADIIDIGGESSRPGSEPVSVEDELQRVVPMVKAVRQFSQAAISVDTAKAEVARRSLEAGAEIINDISALRFDREMAAVVRDFEAVVVLMHMLGEPKTMQQAPYYDDCIAEISKFFEERVEYCLRQGISRGRIVLDPGIGFGKRLEDNIDILIHLDRFRRLGFPLMLGTSRKSFIGLITGIKDQPEKRIGGSIASALLGMMKGADILRVHDVAATIEAVKVFKAINGAN